The following proteins come from a genomic window of Pirellula staleyi DSM 6068:
- a CDS encoding permease: MLELALYGTLLRFVQALALAAPTILVSLFVTGVLRRLVGQQQTKRIFGGSGWQSLLQSWIIGMLLPGCSLGVIPISRELRRAGLTGGAVLAFALSQPLFDPLSLLYGLTLSKPIVVFTFALCSLVLVMVVGSLWDYFYPDSETREPISPAVQAGWPRMASVLLVVFRESAGASMIYMLIGILGSAILAGMLPHGALQRAMNGGNPWAPWTMTWVAVPAYSTPTLAMSQLGSMFQHANSAGASLQLLTLGAGLNLGLVAWIFVQYGWKKASAWFAMLIVAGLGMAYAIDGPMHPYDVDPSDHTHAFDIYCNPYHLGETNLTILTLARLRETLSPFALAPIVALLGITLVGLLLWRIDPHEKIEAWLERREVSRPATKYDIIIPAPIVGMTILVGIFALSIVGCYAYYPAPKEVFAEMQMVRADAISSANVGDVAKTSHYIGVWDAWTRRLEVGVFLRHFQLSRYQHVKAKILREKLELLRHEVEDGHAEGTKQMVREVHRAYDRMRDSFARELENHPTAAPDAQPVAAPRS, translated from the coding sequence ATGCTCGAACTGGCTCTCTACGGCACGCTCCTCCGATTCGTCCAAGCGCTGGCGCTGGCGGCTCCTACCATTTTGGTCAGCCTGTTTGTGACCGGCGTTTTACGACGACTCGTCGGGCAGCAGCAGACCAAACGGATCTTTGGTGGGAGTGGTTGGCAAAGCTTGCTGCAGTCGTGGATCATCGGCATGCTCCTGCCGGGCTGCTCGCTCGGCGTGATTCCGATCTCGCGCGAGCTGCGCCGGGCGGGACTCACCGGTGGAGCTGTTCTCGCGTTCGCACTTTCGCAGCCGCTGTTCGATCCGCTATCGCTCCTCTACGGCCTCACCCTCAGCAAGCCGATCGTCGTCTTTACGTTCGCGCTCTGCTCACTCGTGCTCGTGATGGTGGTCGGTTCGCTGTGGGACTATTTCTATCCCGATAGCGAAACGCGCGAGCCGATCTCTCCCGCCGTACAAGCTGGTTGGCCACGCATGGCCTCGGTCTTGCTCGTCGTGTTTCGCGAGTCGGCAGGCGCGTCGATGATCTACATGCTGATCGGCATTTTGGGCTCGGCGATCTTGGCTGGCATGTTGCCGCACGGCGCACTGCAGCGGGCCATGAATGGTGGCAATCCGTGGGCCCCGTGGACAATGACCTGGGTCGCCGTTCCTGCGTATTCCACACCAACCTTGGCGATGAGTCAGCTCGGCTCGATGTTTCAGCATGCGAATTCGGCCGGCGCTTCGCTACAACTTCTCACCCTCGGCGCGGGGCTCAATCTGGGGCTCGTCGCGTGGATTTTCGTGCAGTACGGCTGGAAAAAAGCTTCTGCGTGGTTCGCGATGCTGATTGTGGCTGGCCTCGGTATGGCCTACGCCATCGACGGCCCGATGCATCCCTACGACGTCGATCCCTCGGATCACACGCACGCCTTCGACATCTACTGCAATCCATATCATCTCGGCGAAACGAATCTGACCATCCTGACACTCGCGCGTCTGCGCGAAACGCTTAGCCCCTTTGCGCTCGCGCCGATCGTGGCGCTCCTCGGCATCACGCTGGTGGGACTCCTCCTGTGGCGCATCGATCCGCACGAGAAGATCGAAGCCTGGCTCGAGCGTCGCGAGGTGTCGCGCCCCGCCACGAAGTACGACATCATCATCCCCGCGCCGATTGTCGGCATGACGATCCTGGTCGGCATTTTTGCGCTCAGTATTGTCGGCTGCTATGCCTACTATCCTGCGCCGAAAGAGGTCTTTGCCGAGATGCAGATGGTGCGCGCCGATGCCATCTCGTCGGCCAACGTCGGAGATGTCGCGAAGACCTCGCACTACATCGGCGTGTGGGATGCTTGGACACGGCGCTTGGAGGTCGGTGTCTTTTTGCGACACTTCCAGCTCTCGCGCTACCAGCATGTGAAGGCCAAGATCTTGCGCGAGAAGCTCGAGCTCTTGCGCCACGAAGTCGAAGATGGTCACGCCGAAGGGACAAAGCAGATGGTGCGCGAAGTCCATCGCGCCTACGACCGGATGCGCGACTCGTTTGCCCGCGAACTCGAAAACCATCCCACCGCTGCACCCGATGCGCAGCCAGTCGCCGCGCCACGCTCGTAG
- a CDS encoding zf-TFIIB domain-containing protein — translation MQCPSCNVTLVIGERRGIEIDYCPQCRGVWLDRGELDKLIAVGAAVADDDSDHDRPRDGSPRRGVYEEQPPRHKDSREYKRRESFWSNLFDFD, via the coding sequence ATGCAATGCCCCAGCTGTAACGTCACGCTGGTGATCGGCGAGCGACGCGGAATCGAAATCGACTATTGCCCCCAGTGTCGCGGCGTCTGGCTCGATCGGGGCGAGCTCGACAAGCTGATTGCGGTCGGCGCGGCAGTTGCAGATGACGATAGTGATCACGACCGGCCGCGCGACGGCTCACCCCGCCGTGGAGTGTACGAAGAGCAGCCTCCGCGCCACAAAGATTCTCGCGAGTACAAACGGCGCGAATCGTTCTGGAGCAACCTGTTCGATTTCGATTAA
- a CDS encoding aminopeptidase P N-terminal domain-containing protein, producing the protein MHYQKDFSPAELQARRRRVAEHIGPGAIAVLAGAVDTGAFDYFRQSNDFYYLTGVEVPHAYLTIEGGTGESTLYLPPRDPKHEQSEGVQLSADAGALACEMTGIEQVAHLGALAPKIANSQDIWLLSAPAELRQACRDTLRHQKKLRDADPWDQRPTRDEWFRSKVQQAAPQATIHDLTPLLDEMRLHKSDSELALMRRAGHLTARAVYEAMRRTRAGIYEYQLTAVADHVYVDGGARSAGYRSIIARGKNIWNAHYYRNDSLLEPDDLVLMDYAPDLGCYTSDIGRMWPVNGKYSPRDRELYGFVVKYQQVLIEILRPGRTVGQLVQESAAIMHPIWESWSFSKPAYRAAARQMIESEVAFTHPVGMAVHDVGAYKHQPLQPGLVFALDPQLWVREEELYIRVEDTVAITASGVEVHTSGVPIDLDQVERILATR; encoded by the coding sequence GTGCATTACCAGAAAGATTTTTCCCCTGCGGAGTTGCAAGCACGTCGCCGCCGCGTAGCCGAGCATATCGGGCCAGGAGCGATTGCCGTGCTGGCTGGCGCGGTCGATACCGGCGCGTTCGACTACTTTCGGCAGTCGAACGATTTCTACTATCTCACCGGGGTCGAGGTGCCGCATGCGTACCTGACGATCGAGGGGGGAACGGGGGAGTCGACGCTCTATCTTCCTCCGCGCGACCCTAAGCACGAGCAGAGCGAAGGGGTGCAGCTGAGCGCCGATGCCGGGGCGCTCGCGTGCGAGATGACCGGAATCGAGCAGGTGGCGCATCTCGGAGCACTGGCCCCGAAGATTGCCAATTCCCAGGATATTTGGCTACTTTCGGCTCCTGCGGAGCTGCGTCAAGCGTGCCGCGATACGCTGCGGCATCAAAAAAAACTGCGCGATGCTGATCCGTGGGATCAGCGTCCGACGCGCGATGAATGGTTCCGGAGCAAAGTGCAGCAAGCAGCGCCGCAAGCAACGATTCACGATCTCACCCCGCTGCTCGACGAGATGCGTTTGCATAAGAGCGACAGTGAGCTGGCGCTGATGCGCCGCGCTGGTCATTTGACGGCACGCGCTGTGTACGAAGCGATGCGACGCACTCGCGCGGGGATCTATGAGTATCAGCTCACGGCGGTGGCCGACCACGTGTATGTCGATGGTGGCGCGCGGAGCGCCGGTTATCGCTCGATCATCGCGCGTGGCAAAAACATCTGGAACGCGCACTACTACCGGAACGACTCGCTCCTCGAGCCCGACGATCTGGTGCTGATGGACTACGCCCCCGACCTTGGGTGTTACACCAGCGACATTGGTCGGATGTGGCCGGTCAACGGAAAGTATTCGCCGCGTGACCGGGAGCTGTATGGTTTTGTCGTGAAGTATCAGCAGGTGCTGATCGAGATCTTGCGTCCCGGCCGAACCGTCGGCCAGCTGGTGCAAGAGTCGGCGGCGATCATGCATCCGATCTGGGAGTCGTGGTCGTTCAGCAAACCGGCCTATCGCGCAGCAGCGCGGCAGATGATCGAGTCGGAGGTGGCGTTCACCCATCCGGTCGGAATGGCGGTGCACGATGTCGGCGCGTACAAGCATCAGCCTCTCCAGCCGGGGCTCGTGTTCGCGCTCGATCCGCAGCTTTGGGTGCGCGAGGAAGAACTTTATATCCGGGTCGAAGATACGGTGGCGATTACCGCCAGCGGCGTGGAAGTGCATACCAGTGGGGTGCCGATCGATCTCGATCAGGTCGAGCGGATTTTGGCAACTCGCTAA
- a CDS encoding FAD-dependent oxidoreductase: MTFVPLRAEALVKHATPQSIAFPRLSDSQFELVASMGTRHTFAPGDFVVQAGQRGYPLWVIETGEVAIVESTSGITREVVRHTERSFIGDVDILTGRPTVISAIATVPTTAIRVDAPLVRPLLCDRPELGEMLLEAIQMRRLLLQQSGFVGSKLIGARYSKKTQALREFFYKNHVPHTFYDIEEPEGQQELSQTGASLEEVPVVVCNGKIVKQPVLSKIAECLGISRHIQEDLFDLLVIGSGPAGLAATVYAASEGLKTLVLDRVGPGGQAGSSSKIENLIGFPSGISGADLANRGYLQALKFGAQFTAPVAVREILRNPDQTFSLELCTGQMARARVVLLATGVSYDSLECPGIRELAGTGVYYAATSVEARACHDTTAIIIGGGNSAGQAAMFLAERARHVKMVIRAENLSKGMSSYLSTRILSHPKIELVPSTELVCVSGERSVEQVTLKDCKTNLETQHDCSALFIFIGGKPNTDWLMTDVARDEKGFLLTGAMVPRSQWSLARQPFDLETSVPGLLAAGDVRSGTTKRCGFAVGDGSLAVTCVHRYLASTT; this comes from the coding sequence GTGACTTTTGTTCCGCTCCGCGCCGAGGCTCTTGTGAAACACGCGACACCGCAATCGATTGCGTTCCCCAGGCTCAGTGACTCGCAGTTCGAACTGGTCGCTTCGATGGGAACCCGGCACACCTTTGCGCCGGGTGACTTCGTGGTGCAAGCGGGGCAGCGCGGCTATCCCCTGTGGGTGATCGAAACGGGGGAAGTGGCGATCGTCGAGAGCACCTCGGGGATCACCCGCGAAGTGGTCCGTCACACCGAGCGCTCGTTCATCGGCGACGTCGACATCCTGACCGGCCGCCCCACAGTGATCTCGGCCATCGCAACCGTGCCGACCACGGCGATACGGGTCGATGCGCCGCTGGTTCGCCCCCTCCTGTGCGACCGCCCCGAGTTGGGAGAAATGCTGCTCGAGGCGATTCAAATGCGCCGCTTGCTGCTGCAGCAGTCCGGTTTTGTCGGATCGAAGTTAATCGGCGCACGCTACTCGAAAAAGACACAAGCGCTCCGTGAATTCTTTTATAAGAATCATGTCCCACATACCTTTTATGATATTGAAGAACCAGAGGGTCAGCAGGAGCTGTCTCAAACCGGAGCGAGCCTGGAAGAGGTACCGGTTGTGGTTTGTAATGGCAAGATTGTTAAACAACCGGTCTTAAGTAAGATAGCCGAATGTTTGGGTATTTCTCGACACATTCAAGAGGACCTTTTTGATCTTCTCGTCATTGGATCGGGACCAGCGGGACTGGCAGCGACTGTTTATGCAGCTTCCGAAGGTTTAAAGACTTTGGTACTCGACCGGGTTGGTCCGGGTGGCCAAGCGGGGTCGAGTTCCAAGATCGAAAACCTGATCGGCTTTCCGTCGGGGATCAGCGGTGCCGATCTTGCGAATCGAGGCTATTTGCAAGCGCTCAAATTTGGGGCGCAGTTCACCGCGCCGGTGGCGGTGCGCGAGATCCTTCGCAATCCCGATCAAACCTTCTCGCTCGAGCTTTGTACCGGCCAAATGGCCCGTGCTCGGGTGGTGCTGCTGGCGACCGGTGTATCGTACGATTCGCTCGAATGCCCTGGAATACGTGAGCTAGCGGGGACCGGTGTCTACTATGCCGCCACGAGTGTCGAGGCGCGTGCGTGCCACGATACCACCGCGATCATCATCGGGGGTGGGAACTCGGCAGGGCAGGCGGCGATGTTTTTGGCCGAGCGGGCTCGCCATGTGAAAATGGTGATCCGCGCCGAAAACCTCAGTAAAGGGATGTCGAGTTATTTGTCGACGCGCATTCTAAGTCATCCCAAAATCGAACTCGTCCCCTCGACTGAACTTGTTTGTGTCTCCGGCGAGCGCTCGGTCGAACAAGTGACCCTTAAAGATTGTAAGACCAATCTTGAAACGCAGCATGACTGCTCGGCGCTCTTTATCTTTATTGGTGGTAAACCGAATACCGATTGGTTAATGACCGATGTAGCGCGCGATGAAAAAGGTTTTCTATTAACCGGCGCGATGGTCCCTCGATCTCAATGGTCGCTCGCGCGGCAACCTTTTGATCTCGAGACTTCGGTCCCTGGTCTGCTCGCTGCTGGAGATGTGCGTTCCGGAACCACCAAGCGCTGTGGCTTTGCGGTGGGAGATGGCTCGCTTGCCGTGACCTGCGTCCATCGCTATCTGGCGTCGACCACCTAG
- a CDS encoding cation-transporting P-type ATPase — protein sequence MNPVLASVMEPPPVKLAPEQPPFALRPEEVESAWQTNLEEGLSAAEVLERRRIYGPNQLPPGKRDSAILRFLLQLHQPLVYILIAAGLITLVLKDWVDALVILGVVLVNAIIGFLQESKAIRALDSLSKTLTTEARVVRDGEQLEIPSEELVPGDLVLLQSGDRVPADLRLVHVRDLQADDAALTGESLPASKTVDPLPPSTGLADRSNQAFCSSLITYGTARGVVVATGKETEIGRISELMAATTDLTTPLTAKIEKFSRVLLIAILLLAAVTCAVGVWHGQTLVESFKAAVALAVGAIPEGLPAAVTILLAIGVSRMAKRRAIIRKLPAVETLGSVTVICSDKTGTLTQNQMTVRHIFAGGEHYHVTGDGFALEGEVRLENQPLDPTDLPPPLRETLLAGLLCNDARLELGGERITVAGDPTEGALIASAAKIGMQHDAMLEMYPRLDAIAFESQHQYMATLHRHGQRRLLFLKGAVERVLPLCQKQLSSEGNKQDFDAERVLAEAHNYAARGMRVLAFAMREEPCLGIECEEPLVRETLSTGLVFVGLQAMIDPPRAEAAASIAKVQHAGIAVKMITGDHALTAATIADLLGIEGERDPAGKLRALTGHQVSEIADADLPAVANSCAVFARVSPEQKLRLVRALQASGNIVAMTGDGVNDAPALKQANIGVAMGITGTEVSKEAAHVVLTDDNFSTIESAVEEGRSVFDNLTKFIVWTLPTNLGEGLVILVATMLGITLPILPVQILWINMTTAVLLGLMLAFEPKEPGIMNRQPRDPKTPILTRILLGRIVLVGLLLLAGSFGLFEWSLSQGQSPEAARTVAVNVFVIASMFYLLNCRSLAHSIFGLGLFSNPWIWVGCLLTILLQLIYTYVPIMQTCFHSAPIRPIDWLAILIVSIVVHLVVEFEKMSIDLWYRWHPAAPRP from the coding sequence ATGAACCCTGTCCTCGCCAGCGTGATGGAACCACCCCCTGTGAAACTTGCCCCAGAGCAACCTCCCTTTGCGCTGCGACCTGAAGAGGTGGAGAGTGCCTGGCAGACCAATCTCGAAGAGGGACTGAGCGCGGCGGAAGTGCTCGAGCGTCGCCGCATCTACGGCCCGAACCAACTCCCCCCCGGCAAACGGGACTCGGCGATCTTGCGGTTCTTGCTCCAGCTGCACCAGCCGCTCGTTTACATTTTGATCGCCGCCGGGCTCATCACCCTCGTGCTCAAAGATTGGGTCGACGCGCTGGTGATCCTCGGGGTCGTGCTGGTGAATGCGATCATCGGCTTCTTGCAAGAGTCGAAGGCGATTCGCGCTCTCGACTCCCTCTCCAAAACCCTCACCACCGAAGCTCGCGTGGTGCGCGATGGCGAGCAGCTCGAGATTCCCTCCGAAGAACTGGTCCCCGGCGATCTCGTGCTGCTGCAGTCGGGGGATCGTGTTCCGGCCGATCTGCGGCTGGTGCATGTCCGCGACCTGCAAGCCGACGACGCGGCGCTCACCGGCGAATCGCTCCCGGCCAGTAAAACCGTCGATCCACTTCCACCCTCGACGGGACTAGCCGACCGCTCGAATCAAGCGTTCTGCTCCTCGCTCATCACCTACGGCACCGCCCGCGGCGTGGTCGTAGCGACCGGAAAAGAGACAGAAATCGGCCGAATTTCCGAGCTGATGGCCGCGACCACCGACCTCACCACTCCGCTGACAGCCAAGATCGAGAAGTTCAGCCGCGTGCTGCTGATCGCCATCTTGCTCCTCGCTGCTGTCACCTGCGCGGTCGGTGTTTGGCATGGTCAAACGCTCGTCGAGTCGTTCAAAGCAGCGGTGGCGCTAGCGGTCGGCGCAATCCCCGAAGGTCTTCCCGCCGCAGTCACCATTTTGCTCGCCATCGGCGTGAGTCGCATGGCGAAGCGCCGCGCGATCATTCGCAAATTGCCTGCCGTCGAAACGCTCGGCAGTGTCACGGTGATCTGCAGCGACAAGACCGGCACCCTCACGCAAAACCAGATGACGGTGCGCCACATTTTTGCGGGCGGGGAGCACTATCACGTGACGGGCGATGGGTTTGCTCTCGAGGGGGAAGTGCGCCTCGAAAATCAGCCGCTCGATCCGACCGATCTTCCCCCTCCGCTACGCGAAACGCTGCTCGCAGGTCTCCTGTGCAACGATGCGCGGCTGGAACTGGGTGGGGAGCGAATCACCGTCGCTGGCGACCCAACCGAAGGGGCCCTGATTGCCTCGGCTGCCAAAATTGGGATGCAGCACGATGCCATGCTCGAGATGTATCCACGGCTCGATGCCATCGCCTTCGAGTCGCAGCATCAGTACATGGCAACACTCCATCGTCACGGTCAGCGGCGACTCCTGTTTCTCAAAGGAGCGGTCGAGCGGGTCTTGCCCCTCTGCCAAAAACAGCTCTCTAGCGAGGGGAATAAACAAGATTTCGACGCCGAGCGGGTCCTCGCCGAAGCGCACAACTATGCCGCGCGCGGCATGCGCGTGCTAGCGTTTGCGATGCGCGAAGAGCCCTGCCTCGGCATCGAATGCGAAGAGCCACTCGTCCGCGAAACGCTGAGCACAGGGCTCGTCTTCGTCGGCCTGCAAGCGATGATCGATCCGCCCCGCGCCGAAGCTGCCGCCTCGATCGCCAAAGTGCAGCATGCCGGCATCGCCGTGAAGATGATCACTGGCGACCACGCCCTCACCGCTGCCACCATCGCCGATCTGCTCGGCATCGAAGGGGAACGTGATCCGGCCGGTAAGCTCCGCGCCCTCACGGGTCATCAGGTGAGTGAAATCGCCGACGCCGATCTCCCAGCCGTCGCCAATTCCTGCGCGGTCTTTGCCCGCGTCAGTCCCGAGCAAAAGCTGCGACTCGTGCGCGCGCTGCAAGCCTCGGGAAACATCGTCGCCATGACCGGCGACGGCGTGAACGATGCCCCCGCGCTCAAGCAAGCCAACATCGGTGTGGCGATGGGAATCACCGGCACCGAAGTCTCGAAAGAGGCGGCCCATGTGGTGCTGACCGACGATAACTTCTCGACCATCGAGTCGGCTGTCGAAGAAGGTCGCAGCGTGTTTGATAACCTCACGAAGTTCATCGTTTGGACCCTCCCGACGAACCTCGGTGAAGGACTCGTCATCCTTGTCGCTACGATGCTCGGCATCACGCTTCCGATCTTGCCGGTCCAAATTTTGTGGATCAACATGACCACCGCGGTGCTGCTGGGACTGATGCTCGCCTTCGAGCCGAAAGAGCCCGGCATCATGAACCGACAGCCGCGCGATCCGAAAACGCCGATCCTCACGCGCATCTTGCTCGGCCGGATCGTGCTTGTTGGTCTGCTCCTCCTGGCAGGCTCGTTTGGACTCTTCGAATGGTCCCTCTCGCAAGGCCAGAGTCCGGAAGCGGCCCGCACCGTCGCAGTGAACGTGTTTGTGATTGCGTCGATGTTCTACCTGCTGAATTGTCGCAGTTTGGCGCACTCGATCTTCGGTCTGGGGCTCTTCTCGAACCCATGGATCTGGGTCGGCTGTTTGCTCACGATCCTACTGCAGCTGATCTACACCTATGTTCCGATCATGCAGACCTGCTTCCATTCGGCGCCGATTCGCCCCATCGATTGGCTCGCGATTTTGATCGTCTCGATCGTGGTCCATCTGGTGGTCGAGTTCGAGAAAATGTCGATCGATCTGTGGTACCGCTGGCATCCAGCAGCCCCACGTCCGTAA